The Zalophus californianus isolate mZalCal1 chromosome 8, mZalCal1.pri.v2, whole genome shotgun sequence genome has a segment encoding these proteins:
- the LOC113938110 gene encoding 60S ribosomal protein L36a-like: protein MVNVPKTRGTFCKKCGKHQPHKVTQYKKGKDSLYAQGKRRYDRKQSGYGGQAKPIFWKKAKTTKKVVLRLEWVEPNCRSKRMLAIKRCKHFELGGDKKRKGQVIQF, encoded by the coding sequence ATGGTGAACGTTCCTAAAACCCGTGGGACTTTCTGCAAGAAGTGTGGCAAGCACCAGCCCCACAAAGTCACACAGTACAAGAAGGGCAAAGATTCTCTTTATGCCCAGGGAAAGCGGCGTTATGACAGGAAGCAGAGTGGCTATGGTGGGCAGGCTAAGCCGATTTTCTGGAAAAAGGCTAAAACTACAAAGAAGGTTGTGCTGAGGCTTGAATGGGTTGAGCCCAATTGCAGATCTAAGAGAATGCTGGCTATTAAGAGATGCAAGCATTTTGAACTGGGAGGAGATAAGAAGAGAAAGGGCCAAGTGATCCAGTTCTAA